A genomic stretch from Acidobacteriota bacterium includes:
- a CDS encoding aldo/keto reductase: MQKRKLGKSNLEVSALGLGCMGISFGLGPAVDKQTGITLIRAAVERGVTFFDTAEVYGPFTNEELVGEALAPVRSKVVIASKFGFKIENGKQAGLDSRPEHIKEVAEASLKRLKTDVIDLFYQHRVDPDVPIEDVAGAVKDLIRQGKVKHFGLSEAGVRTIRRAHAVQPVAALQSEYSLWWREPEVEVIPTLEELGIGFVPFSPLGKGFLTGKISEDTKFDKSDFRNVVPRFTPENRKANQVVVDLLDRFAQEKKATPAQIALAWLLAQKPWIVPIPGTTKLHRLEENLGAVNVQLSSDDLRQLEAAALKIPVQGARYPEELQKLVGR, from the coding sequence ATGCAAAAGCGCAAGCTTGGAAAAAGCAATCTGGAAGTATCGGCACTCGGCCTCGGCTGCATGGGGATAAGCTTCGGCCTTGGTCCGGCGGTCGATAAACAAACGGGAATCACGTTAATCCGGGCGGCTGTCGAACGTGGAGTCACATTCTTCGACACTGCCGAGGTCTATGGCCCATTCACGAACGAGGAACTCGTAGGAGAAGCGCTTGCTCCTGTCCGAAGCAAGGTTGTGATCGCTAGCAAGTTCGGATTCAAGATCGAAAACGGGAAGCAGGCTGGTCTGGATAGCCGGCCGGAGCACATCAAGGAAGTCGCCGAGGCCTCGCTCAAGCGGCTGAAGACTGATGTCATCGATCTGTTTTATCAACACCGCGTTGATCCGGATGTGCCGATCGAAGACGTCGCAGGAGCGGTGAAGGACTTGATCCGGCAAGGAAAGGTCAAGCATTTTGGACTTTCCGAAGCAGGAGTGAGGACCATCCGTCGTGCGCATGCAGTTCAGCCCGTCGCGGCGCTTCAGAGCGAATATTCACTGTGGTGGAGAGAGCCCGAGGTGGAGGTGATTCCGACACTCGAGGAACTCGGAATCGGCTTCGTTCCATTCAGTCCTCTCGGCAAAGGATTCCTCACCGGCAAAATCAGCGAAGACACGAAATTCGACAAGAGCGATTTCCGCAATGTCGTCCCTCGCTTTACGCCAGAGAACCGCAAAGCGAATCAAGTGGTCGTGGACCTGCTTGACAGGTTCGCACAAGAGAAGAAGGCAACACCCGCTCAGATTGCGCTCGCCTGGCTGCTTGCGCAGAAGCCGTGGATCGTGCCGATCCCGGGCACGACCAAGCTGCATCGCTTGGAAGAGAACCTCGGAGCCGTTAACGTGCAGCTTTCGTCCGACGATCTCCGCCAACTCGAGGCGGCTGCGTTAAAGATCCCGGTACAAGGCGCTCGCTATCCGGAAGAGCTGCAAAAATTGGTCGGTCGCTAA
- a CDS encoding transmembrane reductase oxidoreductase: MRIGILGAGLMGGKLGTIFSRAGHEVVFSYARSEQKLKRLARDAGRNARAGTPHAAAKEADAVLLAVHWSRINDVLKQAGDLSGKVIVTCSLPMDEENTKLLIANTSSGAEELAKRVPKAHVVCAFNTIPSEVLFGVFEAKRRKSRPGLVYCGDQRRAKDVAVRLIDDVGFEPVDCGPLRIARYTEPFALLVAQLAYEGDQGPELAYRFERLKK, translated from the coding sequence ATGCGAATTGGCATTCTCGGTGCGGGACTGATGGGCGGAAAGCTTGGCACTATCTTCTCGCGAGCTGGACACGAAGTTGTGTTCAGCTATGCGCGTAGCGAGCAGAAGCTCAAGCGCCTCGCGCGCGACGCCGGACGGAATGCAAGGGCCGGTACACCACATGCAGCCGCGAAGGAAGCAGACGCTGTATTGCTGGCAGTGCATTGGTCTCGAATCAACGATGTGCTGAAGCAGGCGGGCGACTTGTCAGGCAAGGTAATCGTGACCTGCTCCTTGCCTATGGATGAGGAGAACACGAAACTTCTCATCGCAAATACGTCCTCAGGTGCGGAAGAGCTTGCGAAGCGGGTTCCGAAAGCGCATGTGGTGTGCGCCTTCAACACGATTCCCAGCGAGGTGCTCTTCGGTGTATTCGAAGCTAAGCGCAGGAAGTCGCGGCCTGGTCTGGTGTATTGCGGCGACCAGCGACGCGCAAAAGATGTCGCCGTCAGACTGATCGATGACGTCGGTTTTGAGCCGGTGGATTGCGGTCCACTTCGAATCGCACGATATACCGAGCCTTTTGCGCTGCTTGTTGCCCAGCTCGCGTACGAGGGAGATCAAGGCCCGGAGCTGGCGTACAGGTTTGAAAGGTTGAAAAAATAA
- a CDS encoding sigma-54-dependent Fis family transcriptional regulator, with protein MPAGIPPETVVFGTTDRMQMLQHKLRVVAGANVPILITGENGTGKEVLARMIHQQSPWSDGPFVKVNCPAIPGTLLESELFGYERGSFTGALKSKPGRVEMAHRGTLFLDEIGEMELAMQAKLLQLLQDGQFCRIGAQEDVKVEVRVICATNRDLAEEIAAGRFRQDLYYRINVVQIQAPALRHRVRDIPTLTSYFLDFYGDKFSVRAKPFSDALMAMLQRYEWPGNIRQLENLIKRYVVLGSEEAITSELVSRGGGNCFDPLIPLDGKISLKKATRDAICELERRIILKVLQMHNWNRKKAAKAMSISYRALLYKIQETGIAPRRTKLTDRLSESGNNGMIN; from the coding sequence TTGCCGGCAGGAATTCCGCCCGAAACGGTGGTCTTCGGAACTACAGACCGCATGCAAATGCTGCAGCACAAGCTGCGTGTCGTCGCGGGCGCAAATGTCCCGATTCTGATCACGGGCGAAAATGGCACTGGCAAAGAAGTACTGGCCCGGATGATTCACCAGCAATCGCCATGGAGCGATGGCCCCTTCGTCAAGGTTAACTGCCCAGCGATCCCCGGTACCCTGCTAGAGAGCGAGTTGTTTGGATACGAGCGCGGATCCTTCACTGGCGCCCTTAAATCGAAGCCCGGCCGTGTAGAAATGGCCCACCGTGGCACGCTCTTTCTGGACGAAATCGGCGAAATGGAGCTGGCAATGCAGGCCAAACTCCTCCAGCTTCTGCAAGACGGCCAATTCTGTCGCATCGGCGCGCAGGAGGATGTGAAGGTAGAAGTTCGCGTGATTTGTGCGACGAACCGTGATCTGGCTGAGGAGATCGCGGCCGGGCGATTCCGCCAGGATCTCTACTACCGCATCAACGTAGTCCAAATCCAGGCGCCGGCGCTGCGACATCGTGTGCGCGACATTCCTACGCTCACCAGCTACTTTCTGGACTTTTACGGAGACAAGTTTTCGGTTCGGGCGAAGCCTTTTTCAGACGCACTGATGGCGATGCTGCAACGCTATGAGTGGCCGGGAAATATCCGTCAACTGGAAAACCTGATAAAGCGGTACGTCGTTCTGGGCAGTGAAGAAGCGATTACTTCAGAATTGGTTTCGCGCGGAGGTGGAAACTGCTTTGATCCGCTGATTCCATTGGACGGCAAGATTTCCTTGAAAAAAGCGACGCGCGACGCGATATGCGAACTGGAGCGCCGCATCATTCTCAAAGTCCTGCAGATGCACAATTGGAACCGAAAAAAAGCCGCGAAGGCGATGAGCATCAGCTATCGCGCGCTGCTTTATAAGATTCAGGAAACCGGAATTGCTCCCAGGCGCACCAAGCTAACAGATCGGCTCAGTGAAAGCGGAAACAACGGAATGATCAATTAG
- a CDS encoding sigma-54-dependent Fis family transcriptional regulator: MSANATILIVDDEPSMLRYTKTLLEVDNYSVETAGSGFEAIKRVQEGLNPSLILLDMAMPSMNGLQTIEECKKIRPEQKIVVLSCVSDTSTVVQAIKLGALDYVTKPFYKSELDAVLKRCLEPEKPAKVAADIQRYSVSDDVQIESLEDDLFFLAASPQMKQIRAQVSLVAKVDVPVLLLGESGVGKEILARLIHKMSIRAHRPLLKVNCAALPAELLESELFGYEAGAFTGAQRSKPGKFEQCNKGTILLDEIGEMTTALQAKLLHVLQDGSFSRLGSRSNVTVDVRVLAATNINIEEAIANKTLREDLYYRLNAFTMHIPPLRERREEIPLLLKHFMNRLSERYANAPLSYSERLVRACMLYHWPGNLRELGNFVKRYLVLQDEEMAISELEAKGKGQGNGSAEASLNGGIVAAPEGGLKSLVRSLKDEAELRAIEQALLATNWNRKLAAARLNISYKALLYKIKQYQIVPPGSSRLSEPRTGLR; encoded by the coding sequence ATGAGCGCAAACGCCACCATTCTGATCGTTGATGACGAACCCAGCATGCTTCGTTATACGAAGACCCTGCTCGAAGTGGATAACTACTCGGTGGAGACGGCCGGAAGCGGCTTCGAGGCCATTAAGCGCGTGCAGGAGGGACTCAATCCCAGTCTGATTTTGCTCGACATGGCTATGCCGAGCATGAATGGCCTGCAAACCATCGAGGAATGCAAAAAGATTCGTCCAGAGCAAAAGATCGTTGTTCTCTCTTGCGTGAGTGACACCAGCACAGTTGTACAGGCGATCAAGCTGGGTGCGCTCGACTATGTTACTAAGCCTTTTTACAAGTCAGAACTCGATGCCGTCCTGAAGCGCTGCCTTGAGCCTGAAAAACCGGCCAAAGTCGCTGCGGACATACAGCGCTACAGCGTCTCAGACGACGTCCAAATCGAGAGTCTGGAGGACGATCTCTTCTTCCTCGCAGCCAGCCCGCAGATGAAGCAAATTCGCGCGCAAGTCTCCCTGGTCGCGAAAGTCGATGTTCCTGTATTGCTTCTCGGTGAGAGCGGAGTGGGAAAAGAAATTCTTGCGCGGTTGATTCATAAAATGTCGATCCGCGCCCACCGTCCGCTGCTCAAAGTAAATTGCGCAGCGCTGCCGGCCGAACTGCTCGAAAGCGAGTTATTCGGATATGAGGCTGGTGCCTTCACCGGTGCTCAGCGTTCCAAGCCGGGAAAGTTTGAGCAGTGCAACAAAGGGACGATTCTGCTCGATGAAATCGGCGAAATGACGACTGCGCTGCAGGCGAAGCTGCTTCATGTGCTGCAGGACGGATCTTTTTCGCGCCTCGGTAGCCGTTCGAACGTAACCGTCGACGTCCGCGTTCTGGCCGCCACGAACATCAACATCGAAGAAGCGATCGCCAACAAGACCCTGCGCGAGGATCTGTACTATCGCCTGAACGCGTTCACCATGCATATTCCCCCGCTGCGCGAACGCCGCGAAGAGATTCCCCTATTGCTGAAGCACTTCATGAACCGCTTATCGGAGCGTTACGCGAACGCCCCCCTGAGCTACTCCGAGCGCCTGGTGCGGGCTTGCATGCTGTATCACTGGCCCGGCAACCTGCGCGAGCTTGGTAACTTCGTGAAGCGCTATCTGGTGCTTCAGGACGAAGAGATGGCCATTTCGGAACTTGAGGCGAAGGGAAAGGGTCAGGGGAACGGTTCGGCCGAAGCCTCATTGAATGGCGGAATTGTGGCCGCTCCAGAAGGCGGACTAAAGTCCCTGGTTCGCAGTCTCAAGGATGAAGCCGAGCTTCGCGCCATCGAGCAGGCTCTGCTTGCCACCAATTGGAATCGCAAACTGGCTGCTGCCCGCCTGAACATCAGCTACAAGGCTCTCTTGTACAAAATTAAGCAATATCAAATTGTCCCTCCGGGATCTTCTCGCCTATCGGAGCCACGCACCGGATTGCGGTAA
- a CDS encoding LPS biosynthesis protein WbpP, with protein MAVYLITGVAGFIGSNIARELVRRGEAIRGFDNFETGKRENLAGLKEKIEFRELDLLDTRGLAEFFRGVDYVLHQAAIPSVPRSVEDPVSSHNANINGTLNVLMAAREARVRRVVYAASSSAYGDTPTLPKHEAMLPNPMSPYAVQKLTGELYLNSFYRVYGVETVSLRYFNIFGPYQDPTSQYSGVLAKFITQMLADKPCTIFGDGEQSRDFTYVENAVNANLLACNAPAEKVSGRVFNVATATRFSLNETFRILAAIIGYNGQPKYAPPRAGDVKHSLADISLAKAAMGYEPTVGFEEGLSRTVAWYKQALVPAGNASS; from the coding sequence ATGGCTGTTTATTTAATCACTGGCGTTGCCGGCTTTATCGGCTCCAATATTGCGCGAGAACTCGTGCGTCGTGGAGAAGCCATTCGTGGCTTCGACAACTTTGAAACTGGCAAGCGTGAAAACCTGGCGGGTTTGAAAGAGAAGATTGAGTTTCGCGAACTCGATCTTCTCGATACGCGAGGCCTAGCCGAGTTCTTTCGCGGAGTCGATTACGTTCTGCATCAGGCCGCGATTCCGTCTGTCCCCCGATCGGTGGAAGATCCAGTTTCCAGTCACAATGCGAACATCAATGGAACTCTCAATGTGCTGATGGCCGCACGCGAGGCAAGGGTAAGACGCGTGGTTTATGCTGCGTCTTCGTCTGCGTATGGAGATACTCCCACTCTGCCCAAGCACGAGGCAATGCTTCCCAATCCAATGTCACCCTACGCCGTGCAAAAGCTGACTGGAGAGTTGTATCTCAACTCGTTTTACCGCGTATACGGAGTTGAAACTGTCTCGCTCCGCTACTTCAACATCTTTGGACCGTATCAGGATCCGACTTCACAATATTCCGGTGTCCTGGCCAAGTTCATTACGCAGATGCTCGCTGACAAGCCGTGCACCATCTTCGGCGACGGCGAACAGAGCCGCGATTTCACCTATGTCGAGAACGCTGTAAACGCAAATCTGCTGGCGTGCAACGCGCCCGCAGAGAAGGTAAGTGGGCGTGTATTCAACGTGGCTACGGCAACTCGTTTCTCGCTGAACGAGACCTTCCGCATTCTGGCGGCGATTATCGGGTACAACGGTCAGCCAAAGTACGCACCGCCTCGTGCAGGCGACGTGAAGCATTCGCTTGCCGATATCTCACTGGCGAAAGCCGCCATGGGGTACGAACCAACGGTGGGCTTCGAAGAGGGTCTGAGCCGCACTGTGGCGTGGTATAAGCAAGCGTTGGTTCCGGCTGGAAATGCGTCGAGCTAG